The Armatimonadota bacterium region AAGATGTCGCTGAGGACGATGTCGATCGGCTGGGAATCGATAAGGGTCAGGCCTTCTGCCGCGTTCGATGCGGCAAAGACTATGTACTTAGCGTCTTCAAGCACAAAGCGCATAGTCTCCCGCGCCAAGTCGTCGTCGTCTACGATCAGCACTCTGCGCTGTTGCGATTCGCTTATTGAAGACATCTCTGAGTTCTCTTCGAAGTATCTATAAAGCATTGACCGTGCCGCCTTCCTGGCAGGGCGCCGCCAGGCGCATGGCGCGTCAAGGCTCCATCCATCTGTTTATTATTGGCCAGCCTGGGCAGACTGACCACATAGATGAGAGAAATCCCGTATATTTGGCGTCGATCAAAGGACTTGGATGCCAATCGGAGAAGATAAGATGCGTGGCAAAAATGAAGCTCGCGGTCTACACCGTGATGATCGGACCGTCCAATGTGGAGGCCGCAGCCGACATGGTGGCCAACGCAGGCTATGACGGTATCGAGTGGCGCATCCATCCCGAATGGCACATTTCGCCCGCCGACCTTCCTCGCCATGCCAAGCAGTACGCGCAATTAGCCGAAGAGCGCGGCATCGCAACCAGCGGATTCTCGACCTACATTCCCATAAGCGATCTAAAGACTCTCGACGCCGTGTTCGCAGGCGCCGCCGAGATGGAGGCAATGGAGGTTCGGGTCAACGTGCCTCGATACGACGGCAAGAAGCCCTATCCGAGGCTGCTGGACGAGGCCAAGCGCGACCTGAAGGGCGTGGCCGACTTGGCAAAGAGGCACGGCATCAAAGCGACCGTAGAGATGCACCACGGCGGGATCATTATCGATTCGGCCTATTCGATGCGCCTGGTCGAGGGCTTTGACCCGGCACAAATCGGCGTCATCTACGACCCGGGCAACATGGTGCACGAAGGCTTCGAGCGTTGGCAAATGGGCATGGAGCTTCTGGGCGATTACTTAGCCCGAGTGCACGTCAAGAACGCAAAGTGGGTCAGCGGGCCGAAGGATTCGCAGGGAATGGGTCGTTGGAAGGCCGAGTGGGCGCCTTTGGACGACGGCGTCGTGCATTGGGGCGACGTGATCAATGCGCTTAAAGCCGTCGGATACGAAGGCTGGCTGTCGCTAGAGGACTTTCATTCCGGTATGCCGGTCGATCGAAGGCTCAAGTCGGCTCAAGAACTTTTAACCCGCTTGATAAAAGATTGACGCCCAGTCGTCCATTGCATCCTGCCAAGGCCGCATGGGCGGCAAGCCGTTCCAACCGCTTCGATACGAGACGAGCGATGTATCGGTCGGTCTTTCGGCGGGCGTCGGCCAATCCGACTTTGAGATGCCGACAACCGTGTGCGTCAGGCCCATCGATTTGAACGCTTGCTCGGCAACCTCCTTCCATGTTGCACGGCCATCGTTAACGATATGGAAGACGCCTCTCAACCGATTCTCCGCGATCTTGGCAATTTGGTTGGCAAGATCGACCGTGTAGGTCGGACTGCCCCACTTGTCGTCTACAAACCGCATGCGCTGTCCCTCTTGCGCCATCTGGATCGCGCGAGCCGCAAAGCACGGCCCCAAGCCGAACAGCCAAGCCGTGCGCACGATCGCCGCGTCGGGAAGGATGCGCTGGATCGCTCGCTCCGCTTCTAATTTCGATCGGCCATAGACATTGATCGGGTTGACGGCGTCGAACTCGTGATACGGCGCGCCCTTCTCGCCGTCAAAAACGTAGTCCGTCGAGACGGCGATCAAATGGCATTTTGCTCCTCGGCATGCGGTTGCGAGGTTCGCCCCGCCCTCGGCATTGATTCGAAAGGCGGCCTCGGGGTTCTGCTCGCACTCGTCAACCCGCGCCATCGCCGCACAGTGGATAACGACATCGGGCACTGAGGCTCGGACGAAATCGATCGTCTGATCGGCATTGGCAACGTCAAGATCGGCGCGGCGCGGCGCCAAAACAGTGTGAGAATAGAGCGCGGCGACCGCTTCCTTCCCCAACAAACCCGTGCCGCCCGTGACCAAGACTCTCATCTGACTACCAGAACTTTACCAGAGATGCGATGCCGACGATGGCGCGGTAAACGGTGAAGGGCAGGGTCGTCTTAGTTCGAAGATAGGCCAGCAAGAAAGCGATACAGGCCATCCCCACGATCATCGACGCCAAAGCGCCCGCAATCATCGGCGCGATCATGTCGTTCGGAATGCCCGCGTCCATCGCCTTTTTGAACGAAAAAACCGCCGCGGCCAAGGTGATCGGCACAGACATCAAGAACGAAAACCGCGCCGCCGCCTCGCGCTGAAGACCGAGGAACAGCCCCATTGTCAAAGTACTGCCCGAGCGCGAGACGCCCGGCATCAGCGCAAGCGCCTGCGCGCATCCAATGAGAATGGCATCCCAAAAACCCACTTTGCCGAGCGGTCGCTCCTTCTTTCCCAAATAGTCAGCCAGATACATCAGTAACCCAAAGCCGATCAGGAACGCGGCGATAATTTTGTTCTGTCCTCGGAAGACCGCCTCGATCTGATCGCTAAAGAACAGCCCGACCAACCCGGCCGGGATGCAGCCGAGTACGATCGCATACGCCATCTTCCGATCTGTCGATCTCGCAGGAGATCGGCTCAGCCCAGCTTGAAGGTAGGTCCACAAGTCCCGCCAAAAGTAGAGAATCAGGGCGCAGACCGTGCCTATGTGCAGCGCCAAATCGAACATCAGTTCGACTTCGGGCGACCCGGCGCTGATCCCGAACCACTCTCGCCCCAAAATCAAGTGGCCCGAGCTTGAGATCGGGAGAAACTCGGTCAAACCCTGAATCACGCCTAGAAAGAGGGCCTCGAGCAGGCTCAAGGCGTCACCTCGACAAACTCCTTAGGCCGATAGGTTTTGTTATACCAAAGCGCGACGTTGCGCGCGATCACAGCGACCGGAACCCCGAAAAACATCCCCATCAGGCCAAAGAACTTGCCGACCACCAGCAAGATCAAGATGACCATGGCCGGATGAAGATCGACGCTGTCGCCGATAATTTTCGGCATGATCATCTTGTGCTCGATGAAGAACAGCACGGTGATGAAAATCGCCACGCCCACGGCGGTCGGCACATCGGTTACGACCAGCGCCATCAACGTGATCGGTACGCCCGCCAGCGCCGAGCCGATGACCGGTATCGCCCGCGCAACGCCTGCGAACAGCGCCATGGTCAGCGCATAAGGCACCCCGAACAGCGCCAGGCCGATCCCCATCGCCACCCCGGCGATCACGCAGAGAATCAGTTGCCCGACGATGAAGGCCCGCATGATGGCGTTGGTCTCGGTCGCAATCTTGGTAGCCAGCCGAACGTGCCGGCGCGGCACCATCAGCATAATCTCCTTCCTCAAACTCCGGCGAAGCAGGCGACTGTCGTAAACCAGATAGAAGATCAAAACGGGCGCAAGCAAGAGTTCGATCAGAAAGTTAAAATAGGCGCCCGTGCGCCGTCCGATGTTCTTCGTCCATTCCCCTATATTCCCAAAGAGCGATCCAACCGCTGTGCTCATCTCCTCCCGCTGCTTCTCCGCCCACTCCTGCGTTCCCTCAGGCAGCGACTTGTACCAATCGTCGTATGCGGCAGAAATGTCCTCGATAAACGCCTCGACCTTGGCTTGGTGCTTCGAAGAGTTGTCAATGAACTTCTTCGTTTCTTGCACGAACGGCGACACAAACGCGCGAGCCCCTAGAATTATGAGAACGACCAGACCGACGACGGCCAACAACGTAACAAACCCCCGCCAAATGAGAGGCGGAATCGAGGTCGGTTTGTAGCGGCAAACGGTATCGACGACAGGGCAGAGTATATAGGCGAACGCACCCGACACAAGCATCAATCCGGCCACGTGCAACGATTGCCACGCAACGTACAGCACGACCGCGATCAGCGCCAAGCGCACCAACAGCCAAAGAAGGCTGAATGCCCAGGGCTGTGGGACGCTCTCGGTCGGCTTCACGGTCGAGCGTGATTATACCGTCAAGCGTCTTACGACTGGTCGGATACAAACTCCTTCCAAAGCGCGTCGGCGCTCTTGCCGGTCAGCTTCTCAAACAGCGGCATCGGGTCTTCTCGGTGGCGCAGGGCTTTGTCCAATGCAGGCACAAGCCGCATATCGTACTTGCGAGA contains the following coding sequences:
- the uppP gene encoding undecaprenyl-diphosphatase UppP, giving the protein MSLLEALFLGVIQGLTEFLPISSSGHLILGREWFGISAGSPEVELMFDLALHIGTVCALILYFWRDLWTYLQAGLSRSPARSTDRKMAYAIVLGCIPAGLVGLFFSDQIEAVFRGQNKIIAAFLIGFGLLMYLADYLGKKERPLGKVGFWDAILIGCAQALALMPGVSRSGSTLTMGLFLGLQREAAARFSFLMSVPITLAAAVFSFKKAMDAGIPNDMIAPMIAGALASMIVGMACIAFLLAYLRTKTTLPFTVYRAIVGIASLVKFW
- the rfbD gene encoding dTDP-4-dehydrorhamnose reductase, which produces MRVLVTGGTGLLGKEAVAALYSHTVLAPRRADLDVANADQTIDFVRASVPDVVIHCAAMARVDECEQNPEAAFRINAEGGANLATACRGAKCHLIAVSTDYVFDGEKGAPYHEFDAVNPINVYGRSKLEAERAIQRILPDAAIVRTAWLFGLGPCFAARAIQMAQEGQRMRFVDDKWGSPTYTVDLANQIAKIAENRLRGVFHIVNDGRATWKEVAEQAFKSMGLTHTVVGISKSDWPTPAERPTDTSLVSYRSGWNGLPPMRPWQDAMDDWASIFYQAG
- a CDS encoding sugar phosphate isomerase/epimerase, with the translated sequence MKLAVYTVMIGPSNVEAAADMVANAGYDGIEWRIHPEWHISPADLPRHAKQYAQLAEERGIATSGFSTYIPISDLKTLDAVFAGAAEMEAMEVRVNVPRYDGKKPYPRLLDEAKRDLKGVADLAKRHGIKATVEMHHGGIIIDSAYSMRLVEGFDPAQIGVIYDPGNMVHEGFERWQMGMELLGDYLARVHVKNAKWVSGPKDSQGMGRWKAEWAPLDDGVVHWGDVINALKAVGYEGWLSLEDFHSGMPVDRRLKSAQELLTRLIKD
- a CDS encoding AI-2E family transporter, producing the protein MKPTESVPQPWAFSLLWLLVRLALIAVVLYVAWQSLHVAGLMLVSGAFAYILCPVVDTVCRYKPTSIPPLIWRGFVTLLAVVGLVVLIILGARAFVSPFVQETKKFIDNSSKHQAKVEAFIEDISAAYDDWYKSLPEGTQEWAEKQREEMSTAVGSLFGNIGEWTKNIGRRTGAYFNFLIELLLAPVLIFYLVYDSRLLRRSLRKEIMLMVPRRHVRLATKIATETNAIMRAFIVGQLILCVIAGVAMGIGLALFGVPYALTMALFAGVARAIPVIGSALAGVPITLMALVVTDVPTAVGVAIFITVLFFIEHKMIMPKIIGDSVDLHPAMVILILLVVGKFFGLMGMFFGVPVAVIARNVALWYNKTYRPKEFVEVTP